The DNA window ttctcagctgctcttttctgctatttataggttttgcctccaacggtaataatgaatacgatttgaaactttctatccaTTGTTTTCCATGTCAACAtttttctgacattcgtacactgcagcttttgcaatcccactacttgttgcagtcagcttttgtatAGTTTTCGGTTGAACGTCCTTTTCCtaaactgatgacgtgtacagctgaaagaTCAATTGATAGGAtatagctgataagctcacaactgtttgtagtaactgataagttccaactgatcagtcagttgtctgcgtagttcagtttgCTAGTCCAGTTGCATTTGAAAATCTGTgtactaatcttcagttataaGCAACTgatagtttgcatattttagatcagtttaTATCAgccttcttgatcagttagttcaatctattaaacgctcagtttgtcaaacttccgaaattcagtttccaacaagtTTTATGAactagatgaggattttaagagtgtgtttgaaacatgtatgcatggtccacgtGACAAATTCTATTTGCGTCATGGTTtattatttagagaagataggttgtgcatccctaagttatccattcgtgaattacttctTAGGaaggcacatgggggtggtttGATGGGACACTTTGGTGTGGCAAAAACTCTGAATGTTTTACATGatcatttctattggccacatatgaagcgTGACATTGAACGAGTGTGTGAATAGTGCATAAcatgtagacaagctaagtctaaaacacaaccacatggattgtatacgcCACTTcctgtccctagtgaaccttgggttgatatttctatggactttgttttgggtttTCCTAGGATAAAGAAGGGGAGGgcttctatatttgttgttgtggatagattttaAAAAATCGAACGTTTTATtgtttgtcacaaaactgatgatgcttcTAACATTGAGGATTTGTTCTTTGGAGAATTCtttaggttgcatggtatgcctaagactattgtttctgaccgtgatgttaaatttttgagttacttttggaagactTTGTGGACTAagcttggcacaaaattgttgttttctactacttgtcaccctcaaacggatggacagaCTAAGGTTgttaatagaactttaggaacatttttgcgtgctatacttaaaaagaacttgaaaaattgggaagaatgcTTGCCATTTTTTGAATTTGCTTATAATATtagtgtgcattctactacaaattattcaccatttgagattgtttatggttttaaccatttaactccgttggatttgatgtctttacctgtgagtgaaaggttaaacataGATGGCAAaaagaaggctgaatttgttaggagtttgcatgagaagaTCAAGGCCAACATAGAGAAAAAATGAACAATGCatcaagcaagccaacaaggggaagAAGAAGGTGGTATTTGAGAAGGGTGATTGAGTGTGGCTGTACTTGCGGAAGGAAAGGTTCCCCGAGAAGAGACGTTCAAAGATGGTACCTAAGGGTGATGGCaccatttcaagtccttgaaaggatcaatgaaaacgcctacaaactcgatctaccaggtgagtataacgtgagttatacttttaatgttagtgatctttcgttgtttgatgtaggtgatgatcaagatttgaggacaaatctttttcaagaaggggaggatgatgcgaccATGGTAGTCCAAGATCAAAGGAAGGCATGGgatcctttagagttgccggagagaccaatcacgaggggacgcctgaagaaattcaaggaagcattgcatGGGCTTATGAGCAATCAAGAAAGGCTTACAAGCAAGGTGCAAAGTGTCgaagggttcgtgatgcatgggagtaagtTTGGGAGTCATAGGAACATTATTGAAGTGTTAAATGATGCGGAGTCTAGAAgtttcggcgcccgagcggccaaATCTTACTGCCCGAGTGCCACACTTAATGTCCAAGAAGAAAATTTCCAGAACacctcgcgctcgagcggtcaaatcTTACCGCCTGAGCGCCAAATATCCAGAACCCTCGGCGCTGGAGCGGTAAGatcctaccgcccgagcgctgcCTGCTGCTAGAAAAGACTTTGTTTCTTTGATTAGAGTCCTAATTATTTTGGCAACTAGATATTGATATCTTTTGAGTATGTAAACATATTTTGCACGAATTTTTGAACACAATTCACATTATTCATTTATAGAATacattgttcttgagttttctctcaaacaattaaagcttttgctttgctcaaaatcaaacttatcaaagtttaaacgTTGTGGAGTTTTTCGATCGTTTCTtacgcggattgtcaaagacgagttctttgaaggttcgttcgagtgtcgattgttttcatgattatttgttgccaagcttttcatagtttagaggtgaatatcacgcaatacttgattcaaaaggtCGGGACAACACAACACGAATCCATTTTaacgttattgaattgaggacGCGGTTCGATTAGTCGTTTTTACTTTTCATTCGTACTAGGATTCATATCACATCGGTTTGAGGATTGAATGTTGTAGTGAATAACAATCTAGTCCCCATcactgcatgcagactcttccagaaagatGATGTAAATCTtagatctctgtcagaaacaatagatacgggAATCCGATTCAAACGAACTatctcttgaatatacaaatcaGCATAttgtgtcatggtgaatgtcgtcttgataggtagaaaatgcgcttaTTTCCTAAGACGATCcgctatcacccatatagcattaaatcccttgatagtccttggcaatcccacaaAAAGGTCCCtagtaatattttctcattttcacccgggaataggaagtggcttaagcttccccgctggcctctgatgttcggctttaacttgttgacatgtcCAACACTTGGATACAAAACGCAGGGTGTCTcgtttcatgcccggccaccaatataacaactgaagatctttgtacatcttcgtgcttccaggatgaatggaatatggcgagtcatgagcttccttcataatgagctTCCTCAAAGAGTCGTCCCTATGAACCCATAATCGATCTCGATAatgaactataccatccacctcaaAATACagcttccggcccttggcttcatctctcactctccacttttgcaattgctcaaCAGTAGACTGTCCATCAcatattctatctctcaaagtcgtcTGTACTGTCaaggtggcaagattaggggcctcgcccttagcatacactgtaagctcaaaccattgtatctcggactgcaaagGTCTCTAcagtgataattgagtaataactACGATCTTCCTACTCAATGCGTCCGCTACTACATTAACTTTTCTCGGATAGTAGCTAATATCACAGTCATCATCtttcaccaactctaaccatctttgttgtctcatattcaactctttttatgtgaagaagtatttcaaacttttatggtcgatgaaattcttgcacttctctccatataagtaatcactacaaaaaaaaggGTAACGACGGTTTTAGGCGACGGTTCAAGCGACGGTTTGTAGATCCGTAACCGAAGGTCGCGTCGCCTtctatagcgacggtttttcaataCCCGTCGCTacagtagcgacggttttgttaAGAACACTGTCGCTttctttagcgacggtttacatACAAATCGTCACATAATTTAAGCGACGGTTATATacaaaccgtcgcaaatattgAGCGACGGTATCTGCCATAACCGTCGCTATAcgaagcgacggtttttaacaaaaaccgtcGTTATAATAAGCGAAGATTTttgacaaaaccgtcgctatttaagCGACGGTTATATACAAACCATCGCTAATATTGAGCGACGGTATCTGCCCTAACCGTTGCTATAcgaagcgacggtttttaacaAAACCGTCGTTATAATAAGCGACGGTTTTCGCTATATTAAGTGACAGTTTTGCCAGCTTCCGTCGCTATAATAAGTGACGTTTTTTGAAAAAACCGCAACTTAATGAATAGACGGTTTTTAATGAAAATACtacatatttcataaataaaatactacgcaaaaattaaaattaaatattaaatcttCTGTAAAGAAAACGCATTAAAAACCTAACATGCGCGAAGATATGCAGATCCACGTAACGTTAGAAGATCACACCGACGGGAAAATTTACGAAATTAATAAGAAAAAATGTtagtacaaaataaaaaaactgaAACTTTGAAAAAATTGATAGATTTTCGCTACTTTCTTTACGAAATTAATAAGAAAAAATGTtagtacaaaataaaaaaactgaAACTTTGAAAAAATTGATAGATTTTCGCTACTACCAAAGAAGAAAGTCGAAAGTCGCTACATTCAGCGACGGTTGTTTTAGAAAAAACCGTCGCTGtcgttttattttttaaaattttccttAAATACGTAgtgatataaaaatatattttgttcagtataattaaaaaaaattaacaacaaAATTTGAGAAATATAATCATATTACTAATCTACAAATAATAATACAAGTGTTTGGTACAAACGTCttgaaaaaaaatcagaaaaaaacGTGGCTACGGTGACTGGGTCTCGTCATCATCGTCGTCGTCGTCTCCATCCCCGTACCCCTGCGTCGGAGGAACATAACTCTGTGATAATATGTGGGTACGAGATGAATAAGCAATTGCTGCGCCATGGGATCGACCCATGTGAGAAGTGCCTGGTCCAAGAAGCGTGCGGCCTGATGTATGCACAGTAGCTCCATGTGACATGCCTGCAACTAGGACTCGGACCTGCTCCTCTAGTGACGCCATGCGATCTCTCAACATGGCGTTCTCCGCCTCTGTAGTATGCATCCTCTCGCAAAACTCATCGTTACAGCGTAACGATGAGTCTAGAGTCTATTGCATGTCTGCCATCTGCTGGGACTCAGACGACTGACAGACACCCGATGACCCACCACGTCGACTCGGAGCCATCTCATCTGGATATAAGGTGCTGGCCATCGACCCACACCCGTACATCCTCCCCTTCTTCAGATCCACGTAATGCTAGAAGATAACACCGACGAGCGAATCTACAAAATTATTACGAAAAAATGTTAATACAAACTAAAACAACCGAAACTGGGAAAAAATTGATAGCGACAGTTTTCGCTACTACCAGAGAAGAAAGGCGAAAATCACTGAAGAAAATGTTCGTGAACCTCGGTATATAAAAAATCATAGCGACGATTTTTGCAAAAAACGTCGTCATTAGCGACGGTATTGAGTTAAACCGTCgccaatagcgacggtttttgacacATCGTCGCTAATTTAGATCGGCGACGGTTGGTAGCAATAGCGACGgttaatagcgacggtttacaaAAACCGTCACCGAATATTGCGAGGTCTAGTATTATACCGTCGCCCATGGCGACAGGTAAAAAACCCATCGCCTAATATGGCGATGGGTTTGTTCAAACAGTCGcaaaattgcgacggtttttgataAACCGTCCCTGAAATAACGACGATTTAAGGTAAGTCGTCGCTTTTATAGCGACGGGTGTTGATAAATTGTCGCTTACTTTAGTATGTGACGATTTTATTAAAAACGTCGCTACTAAGGCAACGGTTTTTATCGTttaataaaaaccgtcgctataataACGACGGTttatgaaaaaccgtcgctattccAACTATTTTTTTGTAGTGAAAACTTATGGAGATTTTATGgacattattttataatatttgttctTAGCTGgaattgttatatcttactatgTGCTTATTTGAATTAGTTTTATCATATtcatatatttgaataaaataggaaaaaaaaaccTAATTTGGGAGATAAGATATTTGTACATGACTTTAAAGAcaacaaaatatcaaaaaaaatgaaataaatattttattacctTGAGAAAATTGAAGTTTTAGAAGAATATCTGGGAAaatcttgataaagatgaaacttcacattttaaaaatataacatatacAATTTTATCAACAATTTTTGAACTTGACGTGAGCTACAAAGATTTGGAGGATTAAGTTCATTAAGTGGAAATAAAAGGCAAACATCAATGCACGTACAGAGGGGCGTGGAAAAAGAGAGAGAAGTGAGACGTGAAAGAAGGGAGGCAGAGATTTGAACAGAAGCAAAGGGAGGAGAACGGAAGTGAAGACAACAAAGAGAAAGATGCAAAACGCGGAGGAAGACCTCAACATGTCAAAATCACTGAGAATtccttttattttttcttgattatgttttctcctataaatttaaaaatgagtttttacttTTGTTTTCAATTTATGGAGTAGACTTTTATAGACTAAGACCACGATAGGACTGATACAagttattttttatgttttgagtttgattcgattttaatatttatttgaattcattgattgatgtcgtttatcatgtgttcttttaatctggtcaattaaattgaatatttgttgATTAATCTAAAACCAGAAggcaataaattaatatttgcttcactGCATCAATTAACACATAGTTAAACTGACggaaaataatatttggttTCAGGGTGCAACTTTAGGttaaaaaactgaaatttcacaGTGACTTAATGTggttgaatctaattaaattcatttAAGAATAATTCGACTattagatttaattaggtttattaattcgaATGTTTAATAAGtaattttgagaattttgttgtgaattaattatttaatttattgaatttgaatttgaaacgTAGATTATAAACTTGTCTCGATATTATTGTGTGTCTTAGTCGTTTTTAAAGaatttgaattttcgtctaaattaatattttagattttttgctttagttaatttatttaaattgtttaatttaattttaattaatttatatcatCTCAGCCTAAATTAGAAAAAATAATTCACATTTTAGTATCTAAACATGGATCTATGTGGATACGATATATGGACTCATCATCTAATAACTATTACTTGACCTAATCCGCTTATTAGAATTATTTCCAACCCAAAATGGTCGGTCATACATGCACCATAGGTTCGGACAAAGACTATATATCATGCTAATATACCATATAAAGCAGAGTATTCTTTCCCAAATCCCAGTGCTATAAGAAATGTATGAAATAACTACTACACGTGACAAACACAAATATTATGAATTCTTTATTGATTGGAGCTTTGGAGAAAACCTGCCAAAACCAAAGGGAAAGACTAACAAACTTGAGTAATAATTTCACGAATAATGACGATATTGATTCACAAGTATTCGGAAAGCAAATGCGAAAAAGTTCAGTTATTGGCAGCAAGCAAAATTTTAGTACGACCTGATTATAAGAATCAAACAAGCGACAGTTCCTAACAACCGAAAAGATCAGAACCTGCTGACAAACACCTAGAAGAATCTACCATGAATTCTGCTTCTCAAGAATATCAAACATCAATAAGATCAGCAGCAGAAAACTCAAAGTAACAAAACATCTGATAAAAGATATGAACATCTATAGGCTAATATAATACTTGAAACTTCCAAAATTTTGATCGACCAAATCTTTTTccatgataaatgatgaacccCACCGTACCAAGAAAACAATAACAGAGCTCGCTGCACATACATAGGAGTTGCTGAGTGGGTAGGCGAAAGACAGGAAAATAACAAATACATTGGCAAACAAACTGCTTGTTGCGTAGCATTGAACATCAAATAATGTATGTtacagaaaaagaaaaatagatatttttcTCCACTTGTACAGCAAAGCACATTCAACTACAAATCAATGGACATGCAATATCATCCATAAAACTATCAATTTTCAAGTTTATCACATTCCACTTACGGGGAGCATAATTCAGGAAAAAAGCTGCAATATATTAACAGCAGAAAACCATCAATTTTACTTCACTTGCAGCTATAAAGGAGATAGAAACAGAATTTTCTGAAGGCCATTGAAGACATCACAGGTTTAAGGAGAGACATCCACATTATCTTGACAATCCTTTGGTTCAGATCGAGTCATCAGTGTCATCAGAATCACTCCCATCAGGCTCCAAACCAATCAACCCAGCTTCAGGCACAACGGGCTTTGCTAAAGGTGCAGCAATTGATTTCTTACTTGCACTACGGGcattttcatcatattcatcttGCTCAGCCATTTCAACACGTAATCAAAAGGTCAAGGAGTGCGGAAATAGAGTCGTCAACTCACAAGCATTTAATAAAACAGAGCATCCCAATTTTGGTGACTTACAGGAATTTATAAAGTTCTTTGTTACCAAAGGGTCTAAActaaaaaacaaaagaatttgATAAGTACACTATAATAAAAAGGTCTTTGTCCATATGATGGATTCTAGAGATTTACAACTAGAGAATAAAAATCTACATaactagacttttcaaaagaaactGGTGATGAGTATTTTGGTATATGATTTGGGTTTTCCTTACACCACAGTAACTTTCCAGGAACTCATGCGCTCATGCAATCATCATGCCCAAAAACCCGCACACCGCAAAAAGACACAGAACACAAACACAAACACAAACATAAACAAAGAGAGAAGTAGAGAGAgtgtgtaaaaaaatatataggaTATCAATATTCTCAACTGTTCCACCAGCCATGATGTTCTGTAAATCTTTCTCTACACGACGTACAACCTCAGGCTGCAAAATGTAAACAGAGACATAgcacaaaattaaaaaattatggtTCACAAACACGTTGtacaaataatttaaaatttaaatttgtatatattggATAAGATCAATTTAGGTGATCAGATAGGATTTTTTATTCTCTATTTTTGATACAATAGGATTTTTATATCCCCTAATTATTGGAATGTAAATCCCCATTGTACTCTATACAATGTGTCATATGTTCAACAATTCCTCTCCTTTGACTTCTACAATGTAAACTAGAATCAAGCTACGACAATGTTAAATAATTTACAAAAGCTTATAGAACACCTAGTAATGAAACTCTATGGTCTGTTTCAGGAAAAAACTGAATATAAAGCGgcagataaaatttaaattggCTTAAAGTTACTAGCACATTTAAATCTGGCTCTCTGCGGAATCTTCTCCTCCGAGCATCCCTCATTGGTGGTGTAAGGCCATGTCTGTGCTCTAATGATTCAGGAATATTGTCGCTGTCCTCTCTCACCATTATCATCTGCACAACTCTCTATAGTTAACAAACCTAATCACAGCTAAAGCAGACAAGATTGATAACTAATAAGGAGAAGTACACCTACTTGACCAATGTCTGCAGTTTTGATCAACACATTGTCGTCATAAGTCTTATATGATTCCACAACAGTGGGAAGATCCAAGAGAGAAGCAGAGAAGTGGTC is part of the Primulina tabacum isolate GXHZ01 chromosome 18, ASM2559414v2, whole genome shotgun sequence genome and encodes:
- the LOC142533717 gene encoding transcription initiation factor TFIID subunit 7-like yields the protein MEEQFILRVPPAVAERIERLLNDPASSSEDKSMDLSFSEDGRTGKFIIGNDHFSASLLDLPTVVESYKTYDDNVLIKTADIGQMIMVREDSDNIPESLEHRHGLTPPMRDARRRRFRREPDLNPEVVRRVEKDLQNIMAGGTVENIGVEMAEQDEYDENARSASKKSIAAPLAKPVVPEAGLIGLEPDGSDSDDTDDSI